In a genomic window of Streptomyces katrae:
- a CDS encoding TIGR02677 family protein translates to MTVTTSTPEPRPDGYGPFAHLTVQNTALYRHVMRVFVVAKERFAVHLRPEDVHAALPGEVRPAELDAVVKALDSLVGWGNLRADPDTARVTAVEDFYRKRFIYQLTRAGEAAEEALGVYDEALGRRGALQAIALHDIVTQLRALLVLAAEEQPDQAKTHLALDALASRFTALADNAGAFMGSLQRTIDLHDVEEEVFLAYKDQLIQYLERFIQDLITLGGRIARLIVELEEGGSIGPLLRAAARREAADASPEEAGHAEREAYERWAGRWSGLAAWFISREGRESQARLLRGRALGAIPQLLAVVRSLNERRAGRSDRSADFRTLARWFAEAPDDDSRHRLWRAAFGLYPARHLTVDAETLAARTARPVPAATSWAAAEPLRISPQLRRTGSYERRGKPRRVEDREEPRRRLAEVAAKQAAETAAARARLVTGGITRLSGLGELDPVSFGLFLQLLGDALATWRPGMRHTVATSNDGSMEIRLSAVADGGTAEIRTPGGVFRGPDHLIEIVDLTEGGGGR, encoded by the coding sequence ATGACTGTCACCACCAGCACCCCGGAGCCCCGACCGGACGGGTACGGCCCCTTCGCCCACCTCACCGTCCAGAACACGGCTCTCTACCGGCATGTGATGCGGGTGTTCGTCGTCGCCAAGGAGCGGTTCGCGGTGCACCTGCGGCCCGAGGACGTGCATGCCGCTCTGCCGGGCGAGGTGCGGCCCGCCGAGCTGGATGCCGTGGTCAAGGCGCTGGACAGTCTCGTCGGCTGGGGGAATCTGCGCGCCGATCCCGATACCGCCCGCGTCACCGCCGTCGAGGACTTCTACCGGAAGCGGTTCATCTACCAGCTCACCCGGGCCGGAGAAGCCGCTGAGGAAGCCCTGGGCGTCTACGACGAGGCGCTCGGGCGGCGCGGCGCCCTGCAGGCCATCGCCCTGCACGACATCGTCACCCAGCTGCGGGCCCTGCTCGTGCTGGCAGCCGAGGAACAGCCGGATCAGGCCAAAACGCACCTGGCGCTTGATGCGCTGGCGAGTCGGTTCACCGCTCTTGCCGACAACGCCGGCGCCTTCATGGGGTCCCTGCAACGGACCATCGACCTCCACGACGTCGAGGAAGAGGTCTTCCTCGCCTACAAGGACCAGCTCATCCAGTACCTGGAGAGGTTCATCCAGGACCTGATCACCCTCGGCGGGCGCATCGCCCGGCTCATCGTGGAACTGGAAGAGGGCGGGAGCATCGGGCCGCTGCTGCGGGCGGCCGCACGGCGTGAGGCCGCCGACGCGTCGCCGGAGGAGGCGGGGCACGCCGAGCGGGAGGCGTACGAGCGGTGGGCGGGGCGCTGGTCCGGGCTCGCCGCGTGGTTCATCAGCCGGGAAGGGCGGGAGTCGCAGGCCCGGCTGCTGCGTGGGCGGGCCCTCGGCGCGATTCCGCAGCTCCTGGCCGTCGTACGGTCGCTGAACGAGCGCAGGGCCGGGCGTTCCGACCGGTCCGCCGACTTCCGTACCCTCGCCCGCTGGTTCGCCGAGGCCCCCGACGACGACTCCCGGCACCGCCTCTGGCGCGCCGCCTTCGGGCTCTACCCCGCGCGGCACCTCACCGTGGACGCCGAGACCCTGGCCGCCCGTACGGCCCGGCCGGTTCCCGCCGCGACGTCGTGGGCGGCGGCGGAGCCGCTGCGGATCAGCCCCCAGCTGCGCCGCACGGGCAGTTACGAGCGGCGTGGCAAGCCCCGCAGGGTCGAGGACCGGGAGGAGCCGCGCCGCAGGCTCGCCGAGGTGGCCGCCAAGCAGGCCGCCGAGACGGCGGCGGCCCGCGCCCGGCTCGTCACCGGCGGGATCACCCGGCTCTCCGGGCTCGGCGAACTCGACCCCGTGTCCTTCGGGCTGTTCCTCCAGCTGCTGGGCGACGCGCTGGCCACCTGGCGGCCGGGCATGCGGCATACCGTGGCCACCAGCAACGACGGCTCCATGGAGATCCGGCTCAGCGCGGTCGCCGACGGCGGCACCGCGGAGATCCGGACCCCCGGGGGTGTCTTCCGCGGCCCCGACCACCTCATCGAGATCGTCGACCTGACGGAAGGAGGCGGCGGCCGATGA
- a CDS encoding TIGR02678 family protein: MSTPLAEVLDGQHAAELRKAARALLKQPLLLARGRSADEFRLVRRHASELREWFDRNTGWTLQADAEAARLRKIPGVLTDPTHPAREATRAAAPFTRRRYVLLCLALAALERGEGQIALGRLADQVVLDAADPHLARAGIQFTLDRREERLDLAAVVRLLLSLGVLRRVAGEEEAYVSGAGDVLYDVERRVLAGLLAARRGPSTVHAETLADRLTELVADTALDSDELRFRAMRRSLTRRLLDDPVLYYDELSDAELGYLTRQRGFLTSRITELTGLVPEVRAEGIAMVDPDDDLTDARMPEQGTHGHVTLLLAEHLAAAGGPVTADRLALRVRELAAEHGGFWAKSAREPGMEAELVEQAVARLAALGLVSRTAHGVAPRPALARYAVGATVLREPGTARMPAQRKAPTP, translated from the coding sequence ATGAGCACTCCGCTCGCAGAGGTGCTGGACGGGCAGCACGCCGCCGAGCTTCGCAAGGCGGCCCGCGCGCTGCTCAAGCAGCCCCTGCTGCTGGCCCGTGGCCGGTCCGCCGACGAGTTCCGCCTCGTTCGCCGGCACGCCTCCGAACTGCGCGAATGGTTCGACCGCAACACCGGCTGGACCCTCCAGGCAGACGCCGAGGCCGCCCGCCTGCGTAAGATCCCCGGCGTCCTCACCGACCCCACGCACCCCGCGCGGGAGGCGACCCGGGCCGCCGCCCCCTTCACCCGCCGCCGCTACGTGCTGCTGTGCCTGGCACTGGCCGCCCTCGAACGCGGCGAGGGGCAGATAGCCCTCGGCCGTCTCGCCGACCAGGTCGTCCTCGACGCCGCCGACCCCCACCTCGCCCGGGCCGGCATCCAGTTCACCCTGGACCGTCGCGAGGAGCGCCTCGACCTGGCCGCCGTCGTACGGCTCCTGCTCAGCCTCGGAGTCCTGCGACGCGTCGCCGGAGAGGAGGAGGCGTACGTCAGTGGGGCCGGCGATGTTCTCTACGACGTGGAACGCAGGGTGCTGGCGGGCCTGCTCGCCGCCCGCCGCGGCCCCTCCACCGTGCACGCCGAGACCCTGGCGGACCGGCTGACCGAACTCGTCGCCGATACCGCCCTGGACAGCGACGAGCTGCGCTTCCGCGCGATGCGGCGCTCGCTGACGCGCAGGCTGCTGGACGATCCGGTGCTCTACTACGACGAGCTGAGCGACGCCGAACTCGGCTACCTCACCCGGCAGCGAGGCTTCCTCACCTCCCGCATCACCGAACTGACCGGACTCGTTCCCGAGGTACGGGCCGAGGGCATCGCCATGGTCGACCCGGACGACGATCTCACCGACGCCCGGATGCCCGAGCAGGGAACCCACGGCCATGTCACGCTGCTGCTCGCCGAGCACTTGGCCGCGGCGGGAGGCCCGGTCACCGCCGACCGGCTGGCGCTCCGAGTCCGGGAACTCGCCGCCGAGCACGGCGGATTCTGGGCCAAGTCCGCGCGGGAGCCGGGCATGGAAGCCGAACTCGTCGAGCAGGCCGTCGCCCGGCTCGCCGCCCTCGGGCTGGTCTCCCGTACCGCCCACGGCGTGGCGCCGCGTCCCGCCCTCGCCCGGTACGCGGTCGGCGCGACCGTACTCCGTGAACCAGGCACCGCACGTATGCCCGCGCAGCGAAAGGCCCCCACGCCGTGA